A window of Acropora muricata isolate sample 2 chromosome 3, ASM3666990v1, whole genome shotgun sequence contains these coding sequences:
- the LOC136910985 gene encoding uncharacterized protein, whose protein sequence is MMRLQWTQDLDVESLEARGHWASMEELLEVVSFHLPRYEQTVKTCQNDPGRVNPSDLTFATKFVATYLFIKVKGSRPMTYQYLTVEMVKEAKANGGFIDQKTFKTMGKYGFDSVILTETSMQILDGYIHFVRPLLQPRCDFVLVTKNGSQHSKLGNEMSKLVFDAIGKYVHPTRYRQIVETQSLHALNDKEHRVLSEDQKHCSVVAKVHYQKRRSREVAVKAHECLQKLQGTKGSEVDMEVNTRFGSSSTSSSTAATFEPAIECARSENTRPNIDTPPHSNRLLSQGHQRRPLRFTTHEDDLLKRGIDKHGFGRWTAILRDPDFGFQKGRLADSLKKRAELRFLPNEKP, encoded by the coding sequence ATGATGAGATTGCAGTGGACGCAAGATCTCGACGTCGAATCGTTAGAGGCCAGGGGCCACTGGGCAAGCATGGAAGAGCTGTTAGAAGTCGTGTCTTTTCACTTGCCTCGTTACGAACAGACCGTGAAAACGTGTCAAAATGACCCCGGTCGAGTGAATCCCTCCGACTTGACGTTTGCAACCAAATTTGTGGCCACCTACTTGTTCATCAAGGTGAAGGGATCGCGTCCCATGACTTATCAATATCTCACGGTCGAAATGGTGAAGGAAGCAAAGGCGAACGGCGGTTTCATCGATCAAAAGACCTTCAAGACTATGGGAAAATACGGATTCGACTCTGTGATTCTCACAGAAACAAGCATGCAAATACTCGACGGCTACATACATTTCGTGAGGCCTTTACTTCAGCCCCGGTGCGACTTTGTCTTGGTCACCAAAAACGGAAGCCAACACAGCAAATTGGGCAACGAGATGAGCAAGTTGGTGTTCGACGCTATTGGCAAATACGTCCACCCCACGCGTTATCGCCAAATCGTCGAAACGCAAAGCCTTCACGCGCTCAACGACAAAGAGCATCGAGTTTTGTCCGAAGACCAAAAACATTGCTCTGTCGTTGCCAAAGTGCACTATCAGAAGCGGAGATCGCGCGAAGTTGCTGTCAAGGCCCACGAATGTCTTCAAAAATTACAGGGCACCAAAGGTTCGGAGGTGGATATGGAAGTGAACACTAGATTCGGCAGCTCGAGTACCAGTAGTTCCACGGCCGCCACTTTTGAGCCGGCCATTGAATGTGCAAGATCAGAAAACACGCGGCCCAACATCGATACCCCGCCCCATTCCAATCGCTTGCTGAGTCAGGGCCATCAACGTCGACCGTTGAGATTTACGACGCACGAAGACGATCTTCTAAAAAGGGGTATCGATAAGCACGGATTTGGACGATGGACCGCTATCTTAAGAGACCCAGATTTTGGTTTTCAGAAAGGCAGGTTGGCCGATTCTTTGAAGAAGAGGGCCGAACTTCGGTTTCTGCCAAATGAAAAACCTTAG